The nucleotide window GGAAAATGGACAACAGGTTTATTTGGTTGCTGTGAAGAGCCTGGAAATTGTAAGCTCTTTTTATGAACTCTTCATTTCATGTCtcacaaaattatatattttgcatttttattcatttctagaCATTCACATATGTGTATGATTTAGTAGTTTTGTCCTcgtaagcttaactcagttggtaaggacaatgcataatatatgcaaggtccgaggttcaaaccctggtaaaaaaaaaaaaatgatttagtaGCTTTTTCTATAATGAGCTAATTATTCAGGAGCATCTAATGAATTAAGAAATATACTTACGTTAAACCCCTTATTAGCATATCCATCGTTTTCAAAATTATTCGGTACGTCAAATTGATAAAGTTTCAGCTTAGATCCTTTAAGATCGATCTTAAGTCTGATGTGAAGAATCTCGTTGAAAgataatatgtaaatatatttatacGTATTTTCTAAAAATTGAGACTTTTTCCGACCACAATGAGCCTCTGAAACTTAAtcatctaaacttttttatgtTTGTAAACCACAATTGAAACTTTGACATACATCAAGTACGTACTTGTTCTTAGTAAAGATGGAATTTATATTTTCACTTTCTTTACTAATTTAACTTTGAGATATGTATACTTTATCTTATTactaatttttatcttttttctccTTTATGAACACTATGAAGGTTGTTTTACTTTTTGCTGTCCACGTTTCACCTTTGGTCGGAATGTTGAGATCATAGACCAAGGAAGAACATGTGAgtaaagtaaaattaaatattttaatattctaAATTCCATATATATTAGTTATCAtgctcaaaaatatttttattactaaCTTTTTCTGAAATTATTTCAGCTGCTACACAAGCTCGGTTGATATTTTGTTTGCTAGGATGTGCTGGGCTTCAAAGTGTATATTCATACAGATTTAGAAGTGGATTAAGAACTCTCTTCAATTTACCAGAGGAACCATGCATTGATTTTTGTGTTCACTATTGTTGTACTATTTGTGCTATTTGCCAAGAGTATAGAGAACTTAAAAATCGTGGACTCGACCCCTCAAAaggtaaatataaactaaggtttaaatatgtttttggttctgCAATAATGTAGAAATGTTTATATTATTAACACAAGGAGGTCcaattactttatatatatggATATAGGTTGGAAAGCAAATGAGGGGAAAATGAAAACCATCCAAGTGCCTCCTCAAGTTGCAATGGGAATGACTCGCTAGAATTGCTTATTTTCTATTATGATTGATtcattatgttgttgtttttcaagATCTTATTACAAAGAGTGCTTAATTTGTTGTTTCCTTTTGTTATGTTCTATTTGTTGTAATTGAGAGCTACTAGATATGTTCTCTATTTCAtgtgtttttttagtttatttcattatgtattacttattttttcttttttgttttgttttgttttgtttgtattaTCACTTGAATTTCTTGAATCTACCATTCAAACCTTGTCATTTGAGTAATGTCATAATGTGTTGTTAAAGCTTTTATAACATGGGTCACGAGAATTTCGAAGACACAAACCAATACCAAAGCATCTTTGATCATCAGATATAGCTGCATGCATCCATGTTGCATTTTACATAATCCGCTACAGGCGGCTGCCATTGAACTATGAGAATGTTGCTGTTGTATCTGTTGTTGCTGCACATTCACATTCTGTATGTATTGATGTTGCTGTACCTGTTGGTGCTGCATATTCTGTCCTTCAGCTGCCCGTGGCTCGCGTTACATGGAAACCTGCACAGCAAAGAGAAAATACATTCCACAAAATTCATGGCTGAACCAACGTCACTAATTAAATCCCATAATCTGGCTTCTGTCCATGCTTTCTTCGCCTCCTTGCATCCTATAACGACATGCCAATCATTTTCATAATTTGTCTCACAATGAGGACAACTATCCTCGTACATGGcacacatttttcttgtagtttTATTCGTGTAGGAAGAACACCTCTTAACGCCCTCCAAGGAAATACTTTGATCCTTTGTGGTATTCGCAATCTCCACATTCTCATCCACTCATTCGGTATTTAGTATTCCCGTTATCAATAAGAGTTTCCATCGCATACCTATATGCCCACTTAACCATGTAATTGCCTTGATTATTAAACTTCCAAATTAGCTTATCTCCCCCCTCGAGATTTCTTATAGCTATTTTCATGATCTCCGCCTTATCTTGCACATATAACGACCCGCCAATCAGCCCCCAATTCCAGTTTACACGGTTTGGCTCAAGCAAATCCGCTACCCTCAAATTTTCCGTCCCTTGTACCGATGGGCTGGATATATGAGAATTTTCATTTGTCCGCAGCCAAGGATCTTTTCAGACCGCAATTTTCTTTCCATTGCCAATAACCCACTTTGACCTCCTCTATCTAGTACATGTGAATTAAAGATACTACGCCAAATATAACTCGCATTATGGCCTAGACGGGTAAATTTGAGCAAAAGTAACAGCTACATGCGGATGTTCCTGCAGCAGCATAATCCGCTGGAAATATCGTCTTACTAGTGTAAGCAAAATCGCAAGGCCTTCCTGCGGATTATTTTCCACATGAAAATCCGCCGGGAAAACGACAGTTTCTAGTAGTGGTCCCTAAAAATcagtcttaaaaaaatatttagctttGTAAATTCGAGCAACAATAGTATCTTAGTTGGTTAACAATTTCAAACATTTCTTCCTTAGCATAGCCAAATTAAAGTGAAATAAGTGCCTGAAACCCAAACCTCCATACCCTTTCTGCTTTGAGCTTGAATTAGAATaggaaatataataaaagagagtCTAGACTTGAGATTGTTTAAGGGTCCATCATTAGATAATTCCCACAATCCCAGGACTAGAAAAGTCTACTCATACATGATCATAGTAGATGAGGTAACAGAAGATGaagacataaaagtaaatgatataaaagtaaatgacagaATGAAAACAAAGCGATAAAGAACTGAAATGTAAAGTACTGAAATTGTAAAGAACATAAAATAGAGACAAGGAAGCAAAGGAATGcaaataaagaagaaaagcTTAAGAAAACTTCAACAACTTGATTTCAACTTTGGAGTAGGATTACAAGTCTAAAGATGTCCCAATGCCTCATAAATGAGGAATATTTATAGCCTAGAACCATAGAAAATACCTGCAATGCAACCTAAAGAGTGAGATTCATTGTTCCTAAAAATACATGCAAAAGTAGTTATAGGTGGAGTACAAGGTGCGACACCATCTATATTACACTTAATCCAATTCAACATAGGAGTTGTCAAATCACTTCTTGAATTATAGGGGCTGTTGGGGGATGAATTACAATGTTAAAAGCCTTGAGAATTATGAATTTAGAAGTAGATCTCCAAGCATTTTTCTTTGTCTTGTTATTAGAGAGTAAAACATTTGAAATTATCAAGTTGACAGCTAACCGCCAATGTAACTGTCTATCATATTGCCTACTTTGATTTCTTACGAAGTAATCACTccagtcacatttataagcaaaaaacaattttttaggtttattaaaTCGGAAATGCTCTTTGTAGCGAAAGAATGCTTCCCGAAACTTCTAGACATAATTTTTTGTAACCGCAATATGCATGGTTggtgggatttttttttttgttaccaatGTAGTCAAGGTTTTGcaactcgagagtttacctcaactcgtttcGCATAGATAAACTCGACTCGAGAACTCGTACGattttacctaaaattaaaattatataaaatttattatatgcaaGACATATAtaagataatataatattgtaaatatatCAATAGTGAAAAATATGACTTAATTACAAAGGCAAATTATATCAAACTACCATAATAAAACATTATGCTCAACTtagcatcaaaatacaaaaattaacgcacaaaatcataagtttcataAGTCTCTAAGTCTAAGTCATCCATAACCAGCGTCGTAATCACCGGTGTCAAAATATGAATTTCCACCTTCGGAATCGCAACCCTAACTGGTATGTGCTCCCCTGTTCATGGTTTGAGAActtagagaagaaagaaaaaaaaacgtttcattttaaaaacaacGTGTTACTGTAATTGTAACTATTCAATAAACGTTTCAGTCTTTGGACTTGTAGAAAAGgaatttggttttgaaaaaaatggaccaaaaaaaaagggccaattttcatttttttagatgtATACTCATAAAACTCGGTAAACTCAGTCGAGTTTACCGAGTCttaactcggtcaaactcgtcaaaccTTCCGATTTTACAAGAAATCGagtttacctcagagttaacacgattttggtACCTAAACACATAAACTCAGTAAACTCGGAGAGTTAACACTTGATTTGCCGAGCATTGATTATAGTTGCCTCTCGTGATGCTTTCGCGAGACATTTTCTGGTGATGTATAGCATCACTCTTATTAAATACCTAATATATCTGGTCTATATTCAATTAATCtaagaagttttattttgcttataaatgtgatcggaGAGAGTAAGTCACTCACTCGCTCATTGACAAGTTCAAAATAAGTATACTTCTTTATTTTAGGTTTATTAAATACCTAATATATCCGGTCTATATTCAATTAATCTAAGTtttattttgcttataaatatgatcggAGGGTAAATCACACTCATTCGCTTACTGACAagttctttataaaaaaaaacattatataattCAAGTTCAGACTAAGAttagtttaaaagaaaaacacaaccTAAGCAAATTAAACCTTTTGAATCTAACTAtagaattgttttttctttcccaTTATGTCGATATGTCGATACAATGATAATAGAGTTATGATACATAGACATCCTTAGGTGGCAATATACCCTTtaacacccacacaaaaatctgacacgtggTCACATGAACcccgcacaagcacactttctcttttctctcctcttctctcttcctaatgtatggggtgtacaagggtgtatgagAATAAATggtgtctatgtaacattttccatgATAATACTACACTCCatacattattttttcatttaattcttATCGTTTCCTTGAACAAGATAACACAACATTACTCGACTCATACAACTTTgacttttaatatatttatttttttataaaaataaaataatattcattcattatattcaaattgatagagtacatgaCTTTATCAATATAAAATGTtgtaagaaaaataacacaatagTATCGCTATAAAAAATGTGTTGTCACCACTTGGAAGCgttatttatatatctatttttgGATTGGTATTGAACCGGTGTATGCATAAAGAACTGGttttgaatgtttcaaattTGGTTATGAATTTGGTGTTATTTGTTTAAATTGGTTTATAGTCGTTTTTGAAATTATATAAATGGATTATAAAGAATGTTAATGTGAGGAGTTAAGATCATAACTTTTAGAAATGACCACTTGAATTCTACCATTCAAACCTTGTCATTTGAGCAATGCCTTCATACcattttgttgaagcttttataaAATGGCCACGAGAATTTCGAAATGATCATCAAATATGGCTGCATTCACGTTGCATTTTACATAATCCGCTACAGGCGGTTGCCATTGAACTATACGTTGCTGATGCTTCTGTTGTATCTATTGTTGCTGCACATTCACATTCTGTATGTATTGATGTTGTTGTACCTGTTGGTTCTGCACATTCTGTCCTTCAGCTGCCCGTGGCTCGTGTTAGATGGAAACCTGCACGTCAAAGAGAAAATACATTCCGCAAAACTCATAGTAGAACCAACATCACTGATTAAATCCCATAATCCGGCTTCTGTCCATACTTTCTTCGCCTCCTCACATCCTATAAAGACATGCCAATCATTTTCATAATTTGTCTTACAATGAGGACAACTATATGTCCGTACATGGCACACCTTTACCTTGTAGTTTTATTCGTGTAGGAATAACACCTCTAGATGCCGTTCAAGGAAACACTTTGATTCGATGTGGTATTCGCAATCTCCACATTCTCATCCACTCCTATGGTATTCAGTATTTCTTATTATCAACAAGAGTTTCCTTCACATTCTTATATGCCTACATCTGGCACATTATTAAACTTCCAAATGAGTTTATCTTCTTCGAAGAGAGTGCCTAAGTAGAAGATGAATGGGGCTGTTTTTTTGGATCTGCTATGGGGCTGGATTTTTTCGGTCTCTGTTTGCTGTTTGGTGGCAGTTGATCTTTCCTGCTGTTCGGTATTGGGAGAGCTTGTATATAGTTTCTTGTTTTGCTATTTTTTGGCTCTTTCCAACACTGTAACTTTATTTTCCTGCCTGCTCCTCTTGATGCATTCGGTTTTGTTTGAGGCAAGGGACTTTTTGTAACAGCTTGCATAATTGCACTTCTTGTGCTAtgcctttatatatatatgctgattcaaaaaaaaaaaaaaaaaaaaaaaaaaaaaaaaatcaaacttccAAATGAGTTTATCTTCTCCCCTCCAGATTCATTATAGCTATTTTGATGATATCCGCCTTATCTGGCACATTAAACAGCCCGCCGATCATCCCCCAATTGTAGTTTACACCATTTGGCTCAAGCAAATCCACTACCATCAAATTTTCCGTCCCTTGTACCAATTGGTTGGATATATGAGAATTTTCATTTGTTCACAACCAAGGATCTTTCCAAAACGCAATTTTCTTAACCTAGACGAGCCCCAAAAAACcagtcttaaaaaaatatctagcTTTGtaaattcaatcaacaataGTATCTTGGTTGGTTAACAATTTCAAACATTGCTTCCATAGCATAGCTAAATAAGTGTCTGAAACCTAAACCTCCATACTCTTTTAACATTGTTAATTTATGCCATCCGAGCCATTGGATCCCTTTTCCTTGCCTCCTATTCGACCTCGACCAGAAAGAATTAATCATCCTCTATATCTCTTCTGCCAACATTGatgataataaaaaagtgtTCTTCATGCAATATGTTGAAATTGATTGTGCCACTAATTTAATTACACCCTCTCTCCCTTCTTCTGATAAATGCTTTCTAAACCACTGTTGTATTTAATTCCAAACTCCATCTCTTAAGTAACCGAACATTGCCCTTTTGTCGCTACCTATCATGGATGGCATGCGCATATACTTTAAATTTCCTCTAATGTGTTTTTGCTGAAtactaattttgatttttgaaaatttatggcTTGACCAGAaactttttcataaatttgTAATATCTCCTTAATTTTTGTATTCTCTTTAATATTAGCCGTGCAAATAAGAAACAATCGTTAGCAAATAATAAGTGCGTGAGAAGTGGAGCTCCTCTACACACCTTATAATTTACACTCTGCATGCACATAATCATCCAATTTACCCATGTATCACAGGACTCCACTCTTTGCATAACTTTCTTCCCATATTCCCGTTCAACTCTATGATAAGCCATGCTTATATCAATTTTCAATCCAACCTCCCTCacattttctttacttttagACTTCATATCGTGAATAATCTCGTGGGCAGCCATTAGTTATCTATGATGGAGTGATTTTCTACAAATGCCGATTGCTCTAGAGAATTACACTTAGAAATTAGAGGTTTGAGTTTGTTTGCAAGAACcttatatatgattttgtaCACTACATCACAAAGTGAAATCGGCCTAACATCTTCTCTAGCTTGGTAGCTGAGGGATGCAATGGCAGTGATGGTGGTAACTGGTAACACGGTCCTGATTCCTCATTAATATTGATTTGCTTCctttttatgaattatgtgtTTTATATGCTGAATTTTTTCTCCAGAAGAAAGATACAGTGATTTGTAACACCAATTATTACTACGAGGTTGGACTTTGAAACATGaaggcctttttttttttgtgactgttgtgaattcggacaaaatcacaccactaaataacaaagatgtgtggagcaaaggaagtggtaatcaatagataaagtgtcttcaagcaacaacaacaaaaacagacctaaatctaagtgtagagcaacatcacaagcataatcaaagcaataaagataagcaatgaaatagaggaacaaacacaccaagattgttgacccagttcggtccaatatgacataatctgggggagagagcagccctccaatccactaagatgaaagtgttgcaaaagagttacaagaaattaacttATAAGCTTACAAAAGaacaagacctaatttctacccatttttgTGTCACCCACACTCTcaatgaatcctaagagaaaacacaaaaggaagcttttgatccttccaatggtgaaatctcactacccaaggtgtttacaatgtttctcaACCCAAAAGaacctcactacaaagacactcaaccctaaagttacctcctttgcagtccaagtttctctctctaaaagctCTCTCTCAAAATCTGGAAAGAAAACACTTATATATATAGCAGTCTTCAattgtcaaaatcgtgtcacgtttgtccaaatcgtgacacgattggtgCGTACGACTCAaagtacgaccaaccttatcctgaaaacgtgCCCAGCAAGTTGAAAATTGTGTCACGTTTttccaaaatcgtgacacgattgatCACCCTGAAAAACCATGCTCACTGCctgaaaatcgtgacacgttgaTGAAATCGTGCTTCGATTTCTCTGTTCTCCCAAAacacaaatttgaagacaaataTCAACAGTGACTAATCTAGCTACATGGCAAGTTTATATAGAAGTTGGGCTCATGTAGCTGGTGAATGATTAACTATGAGGTCTTTCGAATCCTCTGAGTTCCCTTAATTGGTTCACTCTGATGTTTGGGTATGTGCAATATATGAAGGGCATTGAaggcagtggcggagccagaaattttAGATTGTGGGGGCAATATTCAGATACTATAAtactaaaaatgttattttaccaaaaaaaaattcatattatttgaGATTGTTTAAGATGAAAGTGAAATAAACATCTTACaataatgtataaatacaagagaaataataatacttttacaaaattactattatcaaatattaacatatttACGTTTATATAAATACGATGTGCAATAAGCTGGTATGAGCTCGGCTTTGCAATTTATTTGTATGTACTTAATAGGTTGGTCTTGTAGGCCTAAAAGACATTTTCTATTGTTGTAGCCCGACCTTTTTTTAGCTAAAAGGGTTCTAAAGAAGCCTTGGTCTTTCTGTTAAACAAAAAAGTCTTGCATGATCTGATGTAGGCTAGGTTGTAGGTCGGTGACTTATTCCCGCTCATACTTAAGAATAGTGCAATTATTAGTGTACAATAAGAAAAAGTAATTAAGattgcattaaaaattgaaaagattatttaatttaaaacaaaattttattacaaATGAATCACTCATagcacaaaaaatatatattatgatttttttttgggttaagtAGGTTGGTTGATTTGCTAAAAGAAAAGTAGGTTGGTGgttggagctcacacattttaaacatGGAGAAGTGAGGTGTTTGGGATTCGAAACACGACTCCTATATGTATTATGCTATGTCCTTAataattgagctaagctcacataaaatatatattatgattaatggatcaatttatcaataattaaaatattaaataatttgacaaattttaactttgataatatgaatttttttactaaCTAAT belongs to Medicago truncatula cultivar Jemalong A17 chromosome 6, MtrunA17r5.0-ANR, whole genome shotgun sequence and includes:
- the LOC25496874 gene encoding cell number regulator 9 — translated: MYNGAQISDINGPPTGKWTTGLFGCCEEPGNCCFTFCCPRFTFGRNVEIIDQGRTSATQARLIFCLLGCAGLQSVYSYRFRSGLRTLFNLPEEPCIDFCVHYCCTICAICQEYRELKNRGLDPSKGWKANEGKMKTIQVPPQVAMGMTR